In a genomic window of Pelotomaculum thermopropionicum SI:
- the GlgB gene encoding 1,4-alpha-glucan branching enzyme — translation MPCNNISSGATYLGDGFCFFRVWAPRSEKVAVHLLTPQERLIPLQRAERGYHCGKAAGVEPGSLYYYLLDGKKERPDPASRYQPEGVHGPSQVLGRCNFAWTDHGWRGLSLKELIFYEIHVGTFTPQGTFDAIIPRLESIRELGATAIELMPVAQFPGRRNWGYDGVYPFAVQNSYGGPDGLKRLADACHRHGLALFLDVVYNHLGPEGNYLRDFGPYFTDRYRTPWGEAVNFDGPGSNEVRQFFIENALYWLTEYHLDGLRLDAVHAITDKSALPFLEELADAVHRQANELGRRIYLIAESDLNDPRLIWPRERGGLGLDGQWSDDFHHALHSLLTGEKNGYYQDFGTVEHLAGAFREGYVYTGQYSAYRQRRHGKTPGPAGACRFVVFIQNHDQVGNRAGGERLSSLVDFDRLKLAAGTLLLSPFLPLIFMGEEYAETSPFLYFTSHSDPELANSLHEWRKKEFAAFRWSVQVPDPQDETTFLRSCLHYELHREGRHSVLRDFYRELIRLRREIPALSELSRENLQAGACNREQALLVRRWSSSSEVCIILSFNGKTIKTALPLPAGNWRKLLDSAEERWLGSGSKVPAALASQGEVGVTLSPWECLLFEKVKED, via the coding sequence ATGCCTTGCAATAATATAAGTTCTGGTGCGACATACCTGGGAGACGGCTTCTGTTTTTTCCGGGTGTGGGCGCCCCGTTCGGAAAAAGTCGCGGTCCATCTTTTGACGCCCCAGGAGCGCTTAATCCCCCTGCAGCGGGCAGAACGTGGTTATCACTGTGGAAAGGCGGCGGGAGTCGAACCCGGCAGCCTCTATTATTATCTCCTGGACGGAAAAAAAGAACGGCCTGATCCTGCTTCGCGGTACCAGCCTGAAGGTGTTCACGGCCCGTCGCAGGTGCTCGGCCGCTGCAATTTTGCCTGGACCGATCATGGCTGGCGCGGGTTGTCCCTAAAAGAATTAATCTTTTACGAAATTCACGTGGGGACTTTCACCCCACAAGGCACCTTCGACGCCATTATCCCGCGGCTGGAAAGCATCCGGGAACTGGGAGCAACGGCTATTGAGCTGATGCCCGTCGCCCAGTTCCCCGGCAGGCGCAACTGGGGATACGACGGTGTCTATCCTTTTGCCGTGCAGAATTCCTACGGAGGGCCGGACGGCCTGAAACGGCTGGCAGATGCCTGCCACCGCCACGGACTGGCCTTGTTTCTAGATGTGGTATACAACCACCTGGGGCCCGAGGGGAACTATCTGAGGGATTTCGGCCCCTATTTCACCGACCGCTACCGTACGCCGTGGGGGGAAGCGGTTAATTTTGACGGGCCCGGCAGCAATGAGGTGCGGCAATTCTTCATTGAAAATGCCCTTTACTGGCTGACGGAGTACCACCTTGACGGGCTCCGCCTGGATGCCGTCCACGCCATAACAGACAAGTCCGCCCTGCCGTTCCTGGAAGAGCTGGCTGACGCCGTACACCGGCAGGCAAACGAACTGGGCCGCAGGATTTATCTAATTGCCGAGAGCGACTTGAACGACCCCCGCTTAATCTGGCCGCGGGAGCGGGGCGGCCTCGGTCTTGACGGCCAGTGGAGCGATGACTTCCACCACGCCCTGCATTCCCTTCTGACAGGGGAAAAGAACGGATATTACCAGGACTTCGGCACCGTTGAGCACCTGGCCGGCGCTTTCCGGGAAGGTTATGTCTATACCGGACAGTACTCCGCCTACCGGCAGAGGCGCCACGGCAAAACGCCCGGACCGGCCGGGGCCTGCCGGTTCGTGGTTTTTATCCAGAACCATGACCAGGTGGGCAACCGTGCCGGGGGTGAAAGGCTGAGCAGCCTGGTCGACTTTGACAGGCTGAAGCTGGCGGCCGGAACATTGCTCCTTTCGCCGTTCTTGCCTTTAATCTTCATGGGCGAGGAATACGCGGAAACATCGCCTTTTCTGTACTTCACCAGTCACTCCGACCCGGAGCTGGCCAACTCTCTGCACGAGTGGCGCAAAAAAGAATTCGCGGCCTTCCGGTGGAGCGTCCAGGTGCCAGACCCGCAGGATGAAACAACTTTCCTGCGCTCCTGCCTGCACTATGAGCTGCACCGGGAGGGCCGCCACAGCGTGCTGCGCGACTTTTACCGCGAACTGATCCGCCTGCGCCGGGAAATACCGGCCCTCTCAGAACTAAGCCGGGAAAACCTGCAGGCCGGAGCCTGCAACCGGGAGCAGGCATTATTGGTAAGGCGCTGGAGCAGCAGCAGCGAGGTCTGCATCATACTTTCCTTCAACGGCAAAACTATAAAAACCGCCCTGCCCCTGCCTGCCGGCAACTGGCGCAAACTGCTGGACTCGGCAGAAGAACGCTGGCTGGGCAGCGGCAGCAAAGTTCCCGCTGCCCTCGCATCGCAGGGCGAGGTAGGGGTCACCTTATCCCCCTGGGAATGCCTGCTGTTTGAAAAAGTAAAGGAGGATTGA